Part of the Benincasa hispida cultivar B227 chromosome 12, ASM972705v1, whole genome shotgun sequence genome is shown below.
CATGGTAGatagtaaaaataaatttgagagGTTTGAAAGGTTGAAGTGGTAAATGgagaaaagtaaaaaagaaagtataaaaatcaatatattaaggaggaaaagttaaaattaaattgaaaagaatAAATACCCCCACAAAAGAGGgaataagaaaaagagaaggattTGACGTAGTATATATTTGGTTAAATAAAAGTTGCATAACGTAGTTTAAAATTTCTCCTTATTTGGATCGCCTCGAAATTTTGATtagaaatttttgtttttttctcaaagatatttcaatttcatatttggAAGATTTTGAGAAATTTCGACATTtcgaaaaaaattgatttttaaaaattaattacgTTAATCTAATTTAagttttccaattttataattttggttATATACAATTTATAGTTTCACATGTCAATATCATTTTGAACAAAAGATTAAGCTTTtttatgtattattttttttatatatataatttttaacttctctcaatttctatctttattttcgatccaaaactttatttttttaagaaattgaatttgaaaaaaccacaaaaattacacatatatttatttttaaccttaCTTAAACTTCTTTCATTAAATCTTCACATAATTTCCTCTCGAAATTAAATTGATgtgatctttttttctttaaccatccaaaacttttaaaattttcatattatttcacttcaaaatattcttaaaatttatattattttataattattttccatttttttaaaaatttatctttttgcaTCGAGACATTTACAATAGTAACCTAAAtattgtcatatttcataaaaattGTGATTAAAAACAACCAACTATAATCTAACCAAGGGACAATTAAGATTTTATCaactaattataataattttcataatatatattttttaaaattttcattaatatcAATATTTCGAACTTATGTTGCGAGTTGGCGTCGGAGAAGAATGAAGGGGCAGAGCAACCGACCCTTTTGGAGTGGAAGCTAAGCAAACGAGAAACGAGGGCCTGAACCTTTGGTTTGCTTTTTCACACGGACTCGGACTTGACATTCAATTGGGTTTAGTTTATTGGGGTATAAATAGCACGCGTCCGCAGCTCCTAAATGCTTCGTTCCTCTGCGTTGTAATTAATCGTATATGTTAACTAGGGTGAAGAAGAAGCGTCAATGAGCAATATCCCATCTTCCTTCACACGCTCCTCTTTCACTCTCTTCACCCTCGCAATCTCCTCATACCACCCTTGGCCCTTTTCTCTTTAGCACTTTCCTTTGCCTTCAGCTTCTTCCGATGGGGTTCGGCAGCGGCAGCGGCGGTGACAAGCATCATCAGCACCTCCTCCATCTGAATTTCCATTTCCACATTCATTTCCCTCACTTTCACCACCATCGGAACAAGGTGGAGACTCCCAAGGGATGTTTGGCCATTCTTGTTGGCCAAGAGCAACAGCGGTTCGTGATTCCTGTTATTTATGTCAACCATCCTTTGTTTGTCCAGCTCTTGAAGGAGGCCGAGGACGagtatggctttgatcagaaagGACCCATCTCCATTCCTTGCCCTGTCGACGACTTTCGCACCCTTCAGGGCATTATTCACCAtgaccaccaccaccaccaccatctTCCCGTCTCCTGTTTTAGGGATTCTTCTCATCCTCATTGCTGATATTGAcgaaaaaccaaaccaaaccaaccttactttttagttttagctttttctttgttcgtttgtttgtttgtttttctgatACACATAAGCCAGTAGCAATTGATTTCTGGGATTGGATTTACCTCTGTTAATACATTCAAAATATATTGTGACGGTCAACATTGAATGCtgtatcatatatgatatatgagCCTTTTTCAGCCTTAAACATGATCATCAATTTCTGTTGCTTCTTTGTTATAGTTCAAATAATATAACCCCCCGTTGGGGTATTTGTTTGTTTAAATTGGCCTGTTTGACTTGGAAATTTTGAAATGAGGATATGCATCTGAAGGGACAAGGGGGTGGATAGAGATTAGAGATTGCTTTGCTTGTAAGGGTGTAATAACTTTTGATTATTCTTTCTGGCAATGGGAGCTACAGCAACAGCTTTGGTGCACGCGTCTTTCTGTGTAAATTAAACCTCATTTGAATAACGCAAAGTCAAATTCTCTTTAAAAAAGGATTATTATGCTTCTTCCACTGACAATATATTGCATTGCAGAATGCCAGATGCCATCATTGACTTCTTCCAACCACGCCATCCACACCCCACATGGAATGGACAACATCACCTCATCCGACCCCTTCCCTTTCAATATTCGTACTTTTTCTACTTtcatttattcatatatttcCTAAACTCATCCCTTTATATCTTTGCTTCTGTATGAACTTCTCCATCTTTCACgccgttatatatatatatatatatagcccTCTATGTCAAGACTAAATCAATGCATTtacatttacataataataaataaaatgaagacttatttcaattgaaaatttgagtttcAGATGAACGGATACTTTTGGCATGAAAGAATTTCATGGGACATATCACTCTGGTAATTCTCAGTAAAATCTGTATTCTACTTTCTGAATTGTTTATACACGTTGGAAGATTTTCCAAAGAACGGGATGGTAGGATTGGCAAAATACAATACTTATATTACAGCCTCATTTCTTTCTATATATATCTCGTAATCGTGTAGCCTTCTCTTTATTATGTGTTTTGAAGCTGCTCTGAATCAAATGGAGAATACAAAGAGAGCAGGAAAAAATATGAGGTGTACAGGTATTTAACTATCTGCTTCTGCTGTGCGCGTTAATGTCTTGTATTAGAGTTGCGGATTGTAACACCATGCAAAAATCTTGTAAATCCAAAAAAACTGAGTTTCCCGTCAGAGCTTCTTGTCCAATTCTGGAGAAATGAATAAGCTGCAGGACCCAGATTCATTTCCTGAACACATTGTAAACTTGCACTTCAATTCACAGTTCTTGTTGGTTGTGTAAAATGTAGTAATTCCAAGCGTCAAACGGTTTCTTACCTGCACCAACTCATGAACTGAAATGACTCGATTTCCTTCCTGCTCAAAATACTCGAAAGCTCGTGTGGCAATGCTTTCCCATCCCGGAACAGCCTCCAGCTGATATACACTGATGGCGGCCGCGCAGAACTCCTCGAAGTCCATTCTCTCATGAGTGAGAGGTTCCATCTTAATACAAGTTGGAAATGTTAGTGATAAAGAACATCATCCCGGGCCGGGGAAAGCATTTTGCCAAAATGTAAACTTGATCTTGGTATGCAGACAGGACACTATACTCACTTTGCAACCTTATTAATATAAAAGATgtctaaaatgaaatgaaggCCAAAAGTAAAAGTGAACTCACGATCTTTAGAATGTCACCAACATGGGACTCTCTCATTGCTTCAGTTGCGTTTCTCACAAGAGCCTGTACAAGCTCATAATATGTTGTATGCATCAAACAGTAAAAATTACAGATAAATGTCAAAGCAAAAAGAATGGCAAAAGGCTAACCGCTTTAAAGTTATCAAGGGTCACAAATCCATTTTGCGGTTCCAAGAGCTTAAATTGGGTCCTGAGGTAGAAAAGCTCATCTTCTGTCAAAGCTTTTGCAAGTGCCTGCAATAATGTAGAGATGCCACAGTAAATGGACCTGTCTAATTAAAGTTGATGATGCATTATTGTGCGCCAAACGCTGTACAGAAACTGCATAGCAAGAGCGTCTATATCAAATATAGGTGATATGTTCACTTTCATCAACAGATCACCAGTGCTTGGAAGTTGGAAACAGAATTATGCATACAAATTCCTGTCTAAGATTGATGTAAGGGGGAACTAACTGTTGGAGTTCAAACTTTGAACAGTTCATTTTAAGAATTACCTTCAATGTTGCACGCTTGAAAGGAGTTGCACGTGCATATGCTTTAACTGACTTGTATATGAAGTTATCCAAAGGCACAGCAAGGTTTTCATCTCGTAACCACGGGTGTGCTGTGAATCAAAGGTTCAATATTGTTCGTTCATCAATAAATATACTTTCATAACATATTAATCGTACTTGAAAAGAGAAGGAACCTAAGAACGAATAGCAGAAGAATTTACTTAAAGCTTGGGCTGCCGtcattctttttctgtggtcTTTATTCAGTAGACGTTTCACAAAATCTTTAGCTTCTGCAGAGATGGTAGGCCAAGGGGAATCCTCAAAGTTAGGATCGGCTCTTAGCACGGAACGGAAGATTCCTGATTCAGTTCTTGCCCAGAAAGGTCTGCTCCCACACAACAGTATATATGCTATGACACCAATGCTCCACATATCTGCTTCAAAACTATAAGATCTGTAGAGAACTTCAGGTGCAACATAGTATGCACTGCCAACAACATCATTCAGACGTTCATCTGCAGAAGCACTATAGGTGTTGTGAAAACAGTCTCGCCCCCAGTGAGATGACAAAGTGAAAATAAAGTAAGAATTTTGAAAGCAGCATCTTCTCAAGTACAACCTAGAAGCTTGGATCATAATGAATCTCTCTCCACCAATCTTTCACAATATATGCAAATATTTAACGAACTGAACAAAGGAAAAAGCATATATCAAGGACAACAAGTTTTACCTGGCTTGACAAAATCAGATAGACCAAAATCAATGACTTTTAACCCTGTGTTCTCgtctttcttcaagaaaagaaaattctGCCATGCACAAAGAATTTTGACAACGACTAGTTACAACAAGTAATAAGGAAGTATATTCAGAGCCAAATAATTACTTGAAGCTACAATTAGACATGTTACCTCCGGCTTTAAGTCACGGTGAACTACCCCTTGTAGATGACAAAATGCGACGACAGAAAGGATCTGCACAACAATAGTTTTGGATTCTTGTTCAGGATATCTTCCTCCTCTGCAAATATAAGGTATGAACTTGGAATCAAGATAATCTACGCTACGCTTTCTCAGAGTGAACGAAGTAAAACCCTTTTTACCTTGACACTATTCTTTCTAACAGTTCTCCACCTTCACACAATCTGATaccaaaagttgaaaaaaaggGTTATGCAATCAAGTCAACTAATATTAGCTTGATTGAGTAATCAGAATAAGCAGACAAACACGTACTCCATAACCATGTAAATGTTATTCGCATCTTCAAATGCATCATGGAAGTGGACGAGATTCTTATGCCCAGACAATGCTTTCAATATCTTAACCTCCCTACGAACATCTTCAATTCCAACAGCCGATGTCATCTGCCAACCCAAATATCACTTAGTGTTAAAGAAGCAAGCATCAATCATGAAATTCTTTTGTTCCCACTTTTATAGTTGGATTGTAAATTAGGATCTCACGTTTTAAATGAATCAAATCAAGAAGAAGGGATTGAAATATTGAGAAACGTAGAGGAAACCTTAGATTTAGAGATGATTTTAACGGCCACAGGGTTTCCTTTGAGGTCGCCCTTCTTACCCTTGGCCCAAAAAGTATGTCCAAAATGACCCCTCCCGATCTCCCTCCCGAGCTCGAACTTTGCTGCAAAGTTCTTGGAGTACCCGAAGCTTTTATCCAACTGAACCTCTCCCAGCTCCTCTTCCTCAATTTGGTCATCCTCTGGTATAGAAGGCTTGCGCGACTTCCGGCGTAGAATGGCCATGATGGGCTTGGCCGGAGAAGGAGGAGGGAGAGGCCATCGGAATTTCCTCCCC
Proteins encoded:
- the LOC120067761 gene encoding uncharacterized protein LOC120067761, with amino-acid sequence MRMRRIPKTGDGKMVVVVVVMVNNALKGAKVVDRARNGDGSFLIKAILVLGLLQELDKQRMVDINNRNHEPLLLLANKNGQTSLGSLHLVPMVVKVREMNVEMEIQMEEVLMMLVTAAAAAEPHRKKLKAKESAKEKRAKGGMRRLRG
- the LOC120067760 gene encoding CDPK-related kinase 4 — encoded protein: MGHYCSKGVSDVADPTSRPQQHTPHSTPSPFSSPLPPGIAPSPATTPGRKFRWPLPPPSPAKPIMAILRRKSRKPSIPEDDQIEEEELGEVQLDKSFGYSKNFAAKFELGREIGRGHFGHTFWAKGKKGDLKGNPVAVKIISKSKMTSAVGIEDVRREVKILKALSGHKNLVHFHDAFEDANNIYMVMELCEGGELLERIVSRGGRYPEQESKTIVVQILSVVAFCHLQGVVHRDLKPENFLFLKKDENTGLKVIDFGLSDFVKPDERLNDVVGSAYYVAPEVLYRSYSFEADMWSIGVIAYILLCGSRPFWARTESGIFRSVLRADPNFEDSPWPTISAEAKDFVKRLLNKDHRKRMTAAQALTHPWLRDENLAVPLDNFIYKSVKAYARATPFKRATLKALAKALTEDELFYLRTQFKLLEPQNGFVTLDNFKAALVRNATEAMRESHVGDILKIMEPLTHERMDFEEFCAAAISVYQLEAVPGWESIATRAFEYFEQEGNRVISVHELVQEMNLGPAAYSFLQNWTRSSDGKLSFFGFTRFLHGVTIRNSNTRH